The Rattus norvegicus strain BN/NHsdMcwi chromosome 20, GRCr8, whole genome shotgun sequence genomic interval AACATTATGTCCTAGGCAGAGCATGAAAAAGGGCCTTAAGGGCTGGTGTGGGCTGTGGCTTCTGTAGAGAGGTAGCCTATGGGGTCCTGGAGTGGTGCAACTTCCCATTCTGCTCCTCAGCCAAGGGTTCCCTGACTTTCTTTGTGGTCGGAAGCTAAGAAATAAGAGGGCCGTGGGATGATCAGTGGGGGAAGGCCTGGCAACCCGAGTTTGATTTCCAGGTCTtgaatagaaggagagaactgatttccactgtgtcatcatctgacttacacacatactacacacacacacacacacacacacacacagtgaccacatacacacacagtggcacagaaaaaaaaattacataaggGGTGAAGAGCTGGTGGGGGTAATCACAAAGGTGGTTGGCTGGGGTTTGTTCTGGTTTTCCAACATCTGCAGCTTCATACCCAGGGATCCTGCAATCTCAGCGTGAGGACTTATGCAGTATGGAGCCAGGATTACACGAGTGTGCCCAGCTTCCCACAGTCTAGCATGGGACAGGGAGCAGAGGGCAGAGACGGCAGGTGGGGTGTTGGGGGCATTGCACCGTTTATTTCCAGACACCGAGGGCGAGGTGGGGGAATCCATCTGCCTCCCCCCACCCTTGCTACATTTGGCTTAATCAAGACTTTTCTCACCCCTATGTTGTGCAAGACAGAGaaaaacaccccccaccccacccgagGAGGACCTAGGCATAACAGGAGCATGGGTGAAGGTGGGGTTCAAGTATTCACAGGTTTAGGGGGGGTCACATTGCAACCAGATCCACAGTTGCTTTTGCTGGTGTAGTTCTCTAGCGTGAGCACCTCCCACTGAATGCCCACCCCTTCCCCTGTCAGAGTGACTGCCCTCCCCAGCAGGGAGGCACTGGGGAGAAGGTGAGGGTCTTCCCTTACCCACTAGGTTGGTAGCAGTGGTCAGGGAGGCACTTGGGGTTTGGAGGGCCTTGATGGACGTGTTCAGACAGCTGTGGTCTGAGCTCTCACCTCTGCCCTCACTCTGGGCTCGGAATCCCTGAGAGTCCAGCCGCAAAGGCAAAAATGGatcgggggaggggaggggagaaggaggggggataAAGGAGGGGATAGTGGAAGATGAGGTGGGAGGGCAGGGTAGATCACACACCCCTACAGCTGGTCCTATGTAGGGAGGGTCAGGACTGTGCTTAGGTCCCTTCCGACCTTCCAAAGTAGCAGGTGTGCTGGGAAGGCAGGTTAGAGCCACTGGTCCCCAATGTTCTGACTTTGGGCAGAGCGGATGAAAAGGGAGGATTGTATCCAGAGGGGAGTATAAAACTAAAACTAACTTTCTGGGAAGCGGTGGCCCAGCCTCTTGcccgacccccccccccagagcatCTGTCAGCCCCTCTGAGACAGGATGGGGTTCAGTAGCACCATGCGATGTTGGGGTGGTCATGCTGCCTCCATGACCCCCGGGCCGTGGCTTTCCAAAGCAGGGGTGCCTGTTTGCTAAAGCATCTTTGCcctgagaggcaggagaggacTGTTGCAGGGGAGTGGGTTGGGGAGAGGTTTAGTTTAGTCCAGGCAGTCATGTGGCTGGAGCTCCCGGGGCAGTCATGATCTGAAGAATCTGTGTACCACAAATTGGCCCAACAGAACCACACCAAAAATTACCACTACACTCAGGATGGGGTCTCTACGCAAACTCAGGGCTGCCACctgtaaggaaaaacaaaacaaaacaaaatacggGGTGGGTTACAGCGGCCAGTCAGGCAGCCAGGCAGCCCCAGCGGCAGGGGGATATCCCAATCCCAGGCAGGCACTCACCCAACCACCTCTCTGTGCAATCCATCTGGCAATGTAATGGTGTAGTATGATATCAGCCAAAAAGCAGGTCACCTGGCCCAGGAAGCCAGTCAAACCACGCTGGTAGACATACAGGGCCAGACGGTAGCCAAAGCCCAGGAGAGCCACCACACGGCCCCAGCTGATGCCGCTCTTAAATAGGCTGTGGGCAAAAAGCTTTGTAAATCATGGGGAGCCTGCCTTGGGGACCCcgtcctttccttcctcctctaccCCACCCCAAGATGGGAAGCTACATGGATGGGCTGCTAGTCCAGGTCAGAAAGTCTGCCTTGGCCTGGCTGCCCATCGGGAAGAGTCAGGCTTTCTAGGAAAGGAGACAGCTGGGAGGGCGATGAGCCGGCTGCCGCTGGCACAGAGGGTTGGTCTAGAGAAGGAAGAGTGAGCATATATGGTGACAGGGAGATTACCTGTGCATGCCGCTGCTGGCCTGACAGCCCCAAGGgacagcagagagagaaggacaAAGAGATTACGACAGATCCCCAAATCACAGGGGCACCGGGACAGGATGTGTCACCTCTGTGCTTAAACCTGCCACCACCTGCTTCTACATCTACTGTCACCTTTATATCTATCCTGACACCGACTCCCTGGTGAGAGGAAAGGACCTTGCTTGATGGCACACGCCTAggatcctagcactcagaggctgaggctggaTGGTCAagaagagttcaagaccagcccaggctacatgagaccttatctcaaaattaAGGGGCTAGAgaggcggctcagtggttaacagcacaggctgagcttccagaggtcctggctttgattcccagcacccacaagatagctcacaaccgtctgtaaactccagttccaggagccgCCTTCTGGCCCCTTTGGGCATCAGGCACGCAAGTTGGTGCGCACATAGAGAAGCAGGCTAAACACTCAAAAGATaagatcaggggttggggatttagctcagtggtagagcgcttgcccaggaagcacaaggccctgggttcggtccccagctccgaaaaaaagaaccaaaaaaaaaaaaaaaaaaaaaaaaaaaaaaaaaaaaaaaaagatgagatcaAACAACAAAACCCGAGCCAACTCGGATGTGGGAACACTGATTACCGgtcctttcccctttcctaggTTTCACAAGGCTCTTGGGAACATCTCCACCCCCGAACGCTAGTCATTGGAGAGACCCGAGCTTGTGCGCAAAAGAGGGTGAGTGAGGGCCCgaggggggagaaagaggggaTCATTATGAGAGTTCACCGGGACATCGTTCCCAGCCAGGGAGCCCACCACGTGATCACGTGTTTGCAGGGTGGAGTGATGGGCTGGTACCTGGAGGCGATCTTGGTGAAGAGTTCGTAGGCATTCCCAGCGGTGGGCTGAAGCTGTTCCAGTAAATTCTGGAACTCCGTGTCGTAGCGCCGATTAATATCGTCTCCGATGAGAGCAAGCTGCCGACCCACCTGACCCAAGACACTGTAGGGACGAGCACCAATCAGAGAACGAGAAGTCCGCACTGGGACCCAGGCTCCTGGCAGAGGAGCCCCATGGGGGGTGGGGACGGAAGTTTTCCCTAGCCCTGTCTGAGGTCCCTGACAGTGTTATAGGTAAGACAGGGCATGCTTGTCCTGAAAAGCACCGCAGATGGGGGTGAGAAGCCAGTCCGAGAGGGAGTGACCCACAATGGCTCCCAGGTCCTGTGCCCCAAGGCCGGAGCTTACCTGTTGGGTTCTAGGGACAAGTTGTCCATCTCAGGGTTAGCAGGGGCGGCTGCCCCCTGGGTCTCTTGTTCCTGCTGGTGGAGGTAAAAAACGTAGCTTCGAAAGACCTCCTCTGTGTCCTGGGCAACTTGCTGTTCTGCGGACCAGAGCTGGGAGTCAGCAAGAGCAGGTTGTCCCCAGCATCCTCTCTGTGTGCTCATACTTCCTGCAGCTCCTTTATAGACACAGTCCCCCTCCGCCCCCGTGTGAGCATTCAGCCCTCGTGAGAATTAGTCCTGGCATGTGAGTGAGTTCCAGCCCATAGGccgggaaactgaggcacaggtgGCCAAGCCGTGTATACAGGGTACAACGGGGAGGGACTGTTTGTCTTGGGTTGACATTATGGTTGTCAACTCCATGGGTCTGGAGTCTTTAAGAGTCACCTCTGGGCAGGTCTGAGTGTGATTGCCAGgactgaggaaggaaaggtggccATTCTTGACAATAAGCACACCTTCCAGTTGCAGTGCCACTGCCTACCCCCCCCACTGCCTGCCCTCCCCACtgcctgccctccccccacccacctgcccacacTCACTGCCTgccctcccccacctgcccacacTCACTGTCCACCCCCCACTGCCCACTCCCCCCCTCtgcctgccctccccccacctgcCCACACTGCCTGCCCCCCCCACTGCCTGCCCTCCCCCTACCTGTCCACACTCACTGCCTGCCCAACCCCCACTGCCCGCCCTCCCCCTACCTGCCCACTCATTGCCTGCCTCCCCCACCAGTGCCCGTCCACCCCAATGGCTGTGGGTAAATACATCCACTTGGATGttgctgcttttaaaattatCAGCGCCCGGCTGCCTCAGGCTTCTGCTGTGCACAGAGACCCAGGAATCCTCCAGGGCTTCAGCACCAGACTGGGACTTCTGGGTTTTGTGCCTTGTGAACAAGCAGCtgccgtggggggggggggggttcttggCTGCCCCAGGCTGTAGATGGCCTTCGCTGGACAACTCGGGCCGTCAGGGGTCCTAGTCTAACAGGTCCCCTTGTGACCCGCGCCCACTCTTGGGAAGAGCCCGTTGCAGAGCGAGAGCCCAgagctggctttctttttttcggagctggggaccgaacccagggccttccgcttcctaggcaagctctctaccactgagctaaatccccaacccccagagctgGCTTTCTTAAGAAGCCCAGGTaccaggctggagaaatggctcagcggttaagagcactgactactcttccagaggtcctgagttcaattcccagcaaccacatggtggctcacaaccatctgtaaagagatccgatgccctcttctggtgtatctgaagacagctacaatgtacttatatataataaatgaataaaatctttaaaaaaaaaaaaaaaagcccaggtacACTCTGCATCTGCGGatgctttaatcccaggtgtgggatggtGGGGGCTGCTTCAGGCTCACCATGAGGGTCTCCTGCTCTAGCGGGGCGTGGTTTGTGATGGCGGAAGTTGGTTAATTTTTGGGGACCCTGGAGAGCCCCGAGAGGGCCTGTGGCAGCTGGTGCTGGTTCACTGTGTTCACCATCCCTGGACTGATGGAAATTCTGATGACCAAGATTGGCCTTTCCCCAAGGAACCCAACGACCCTAACCAGCAGGAAGTGGTCTACGCTGCTGGCTGAAGCAGGCCTAGGCTCCTTTCCTgcctaaccttctttctctcctacctagttccTTCTAACCCCCCATAGGTTACTTCAGACTGATTAGGGTCAGAGGGTTTCTTGGGGCAAGTCTGGGCTTCCTTGTTAGAATACCCAGAAGTCTAACAACAGCAAACATGGCAGCAAGGGGGCAGCCACCCTCTCCGCCACGGGCCCTCGCTCGGAACTCTCTAATTTATAACCTCTCCAGAGTCCCCGGAACtaaaactatctgcagctggcaaaaatcacgTCTCCCCAGAGCACGAGACAATCGTAGTTGGCGGCGAGGGACGAgcgaagcagccccatatcccacacctgggattaaaatgaaaacatcttcACACAgcctatcttttaaaaatgaatttcaagATTTATGCTCATATAGATGAGTACTTAGTTGTACGTATGCCttcacaacagaagagggcatcggatccccttacagttggttgtgagccaccgtgtggttgctgagaactgaactcaggacctctggaagaacagccagtgctctaaccgctgagccacctctccagcctacATGACTGGGTTTTTAAGGAagccaaaattctcactgcaggGCTCCTGAGCTGTCTTGAGAGGGGACGTGGACCCATGTCCTTGGAGTGTAGGAGACAGGAGGAACCAAGCTAAAACTGGGGAGTCTTTGGCCCAAAAAGATGAAAGGAGAATGATTTGTTTTTccctattttgagacaaggtcttgctgcaTAGTCTTGGCCAGCCTGGAACCCgataggtagaccaggctggcctcaaattcacagagatcctcctgcctttgccgccccggtgctgggaataaaggcgtgTGCACCGCTGagctctgagacagggtctcggtCTGCCTCGctggagcccaggctgacctggaattcattctgtaggaCTGACCGACCCGAGATTGCAGAGGTGAGCTACCACACCCAGTTCACACAGACCTGCGATGTGAACCCCAAGTCCAGGCACCAGCCTGACCGCCCCGCCCATCCTCTCGAGGGAAGAGAAAAGTCAGCCATTTCACTTCCTCTCCCGAGTTCGTGATAATGCCGTTCCTTCGTTCACTGTTCACAGACCTGACTGAGGAGACAGGtcacttccttctttctctcactgCAGGGATGCAGCAGCCAGGCCGGgttctgcctcctccctcctccccctccctccctccctcagcctgCCCTTGTGCCCTGAGAAGgttcgcgcgcgcgcacacacacacacacacacacacacacacacacacacacacacacacacacacacacacacacaccagttccaTGCTCTTCTGAGTCTTGTGCTTATGAGGTGCTGAGTACCAGGAGGACCCTTACCAGAAGCAGACAGGGCCTCATCGCAGTCCCCCTTGGGAGGACCTGGTCCTTGTCCGGATGCCATTTTTCCGGTCTTGGTGGAGGGTACCCTCACTTGTCACCTGCAGAGACaagggagagaaagcagaggtGAGGCAGGGCATGGTGAcatatgactttaatcccagcactcggtaggcagaggcaggcagaactcttgagttggaagccagcctggtctacctagtgagttccagagaggatagccaaggctatacagtgagacctagtcttaaggaaaaaaaaaaaaaggagacctCAGAGTGATTGCCCTGGTCACCACAGAGCCTCCTCGATGGCCAGGAAGACCTTGCAATCCTCTGGGACTAAAGTTCTGCCACCTGGACGGCCTGTTGGTATCTCTTGGGAGCAATTCGAATTTGGCACCTAGCTGCACCCCTTCAGGGGAAACACGAGAACCACTGAGGCAGCCAGGCAGAGACCAGACGAGGTCAAGGCCTTGAGGAGGCTGTGGCACAGCCTTGCTCTTTCCAGTCACTCCTGGACAGTGTGAAGCTGCgttcagagatgagagagaagggctggggatttggctcagtggtagagcgcttgcctagcaagcgcaaggtcctgggttcggtccccagctccgaaaaaaaaaaacaaaaaacaaacaaacaaacaaaataacagagatgagagagagagagacagagagagagagacagagggaggatgtgtgtgtgtgtgtgtgtgtgtgtgtgtgtgtgtgtgtgtgttaagatcAGGGGGCAGTTGGTCAGTTTTTAGGACTGggttctcttcctccaccatgtgggttccagggatagaACCTGGGCTGTCACACTTGGCCACAAGCcccttcacctgctgagctatctcactggcccaatatatattgttcttttttttttttttttcttttcttttttctggagctggggaccgaaccaagggccttgcgcttgctaggcaagcgctctatcactgagctaaacccccaacccctatatatatatattgttcttGCAAGACAAAGTCTCAGGGCTTATTTCATAGTTTGTCCCCAGGGCATCTCTCCCTCCAATCACTGCTTGGACGTGAGCTGGGGTCCCTCACAGTCTCCCCGTTGTACCTCCTTGCCGCTGCACACCGCATGCCAGATCACACCAGACCCTTTGGTGCTGTCGTCTTTTGGTTATTGGCTTATCTATCTCCCTCCCCATTTATTCACTTCAGACAGGTTCTCTCTAGGCAGCCCCAGGAAAGTCTTGTATCCCTGGTCCTCCTGACTCAGACATTGGCTGCCTAGCGTTACATAGGTGTTCTCCACTGTGCCCCGCCCGAACCCGTTTTCCTCTTTGACCTGTCTCAGAGCGCAGTTAGGCCCTGAGGCAAACCTTTCGCTTTCGGTTTGCACCCCTTCCAGGAGTCCCACCCCTTTCTGAACGGCCTCCATCTCCTCAGGAAGGACTGCATCCCAGGGCTGGAGACGGTTTTTAAAAAAGTTACTCAGGTGCTCTCTGAAAAGGGGTGGGAGACCAGGGGAGCTGGCTCCCCTTCATCGACCGAGACAGGGTGAGCAGACCCTCCTCTTGT includes:
- the Bak1 gene encoding bcl-2 homologous antagonist/killer, whose translation is MASGQGPGPPKGDCDEALSASEQQVAQDTEEVFRSYVFYLHQQEQETQGAAAPANPEMDNLSLEPNSVLGQVGRQLALIGDDINRRYDTEFQNLLEQLQPTAGNAYELFTKIASSLFKSGISWGRVVALLGFGYRLALYVYQRGLTGFLGQVTCFLADIILHHYIARWIAQRGGWVAALSLRRDPILSVVVIFGVVLLGQFVVHRFFRS
- the Bak1 gene encoding bcl-2 homologous antagonist/killer isoform X2; translation: MASGQGPGPPKGDCDEALSASEQQVAQDTEEVFRSYVFYLHQQEQETQGAAAPANPEMDNLSLEPNSVLGQVGRQLALIGDDINRRYDTEFQNLLEQLQPTAGNAYELFTKIASRPAAACTAYLRAASAGAVWWLSWALATVWPCMSTSVV